In Naumovozyma castellii chromosome 1, complete genome, one DNA window encodes the following:
- the NCAS0A10250 gene encoding SCO family protein (ancestral locus Anc_3.225), protein MNNIAIRRTSLRLLRASKTPIGLCNRVSWYTTATNARNQDSSIKKKKLSEIHVTEEPKRKVKFEKQNNSNNYLKFSTWKATILALFLGTGSYYYLDREKQKLEIQKEAEANRGYGTPLVGGPFKLKDYNGNEFTEKDLLGKFSIIYFGFSHCPDICPEELDKLGGWLNDLEKRGIKNLQPIFITCDPVRDTPEVLKKYLSDFHPGIIGLTGTYDEIKDVCHTYKAFFATPRDKSFDDDYVVEHSIFFYLMDPEGQFIEALGTPYDEKSGADKIEQHVKAFVPSIEREKHNNKWYSFLFR, encoded by the coding sequence ATGAACAATATAGCTATAAGGAGAACCTCTTTGAGACTGTTAAGGGCCTCGAAGACGCCAATTGGTTTATGCAATAGAGTTTCTTGGTATACTACAGCAACCAATGCCCGAAATCAGGATAGTAGtattaagaaaaagaaattgagTGAAATTCATGTCACAGAAGAACCTAAAAGAAAGgtaaaatttgaaaaacaaaataacTCCAATAATTACCTAAAGTTTTCAACATGGAAGGCGACCATCCTGGCTCTCTTCCTCGGTACAGGATCGTATTATTACTTGGACAGAGAGAAACAAAAGTtagaaattcaaaaagaaGCTGAAGCGAATAGGGGTTATGGGACTCCATTGGTTGGTGGACCCTTCAAACTGAAGGATTATAATGGGAATGAGTTTACTGAGAAAGATCTATTAGGAAAGTTTTCAATCATATACTTTGGTTTCAGCCACTGTCCCGACATCTGTCCCGAAGAATTAGACAAACTTGGAGGTTGGTTAAATGATTTAGAGAAACGAGGAATAAAAAACTTACAGCCGATATTTATCACTTGTGACCCAGTAAGAGACACACCAGAAGTCCTGAAGAAATACCTCAGTGATTTTCATCCTGGCATTATTGGATTAACAGGAACTTATGATGAAATAAAGGATGTCTGTCATACCTACAAAGCTTTCTTTGCCACTCCAAGAGATAAATCATTTGATGACGACTATGTTGTAGAacattcaattttcttttactTGATGGATCCGGAGGGACAGTTTATAGAAGCATTAGGTACTCCCTATGACGAAAAGAGTGGAGCTGACAAGATTGAGCAACATGTTAAAGCGTTTGTACCAAGTATTGAACGTGAAAAACACAACAATAAGTGGTACTCCTTTCTATTTAgataa
- the NCAS0A10260 gene encoding YchF/Obg family ATPase translates to MPPKKQVEEKKVLLGRPGNNLKAGIVGLANVGKSTFFQAITRCPLGNPANYPFATIDPEEARVIVPSPRFDKLCEIYKPASEVPAHLTVYDIAGLTKGASAGEGLGNAFLSHIRSVDSIYQVVRCFDDAEIIHIEGDVDPVRDLEIISTELRLKDIEFSEKALEAAEKIAKRGGQSLEVKQKKEEMALIERIIQLLKDGHRVANQSWTPKEVEVINSMFLLTAKPCIYLINLSERDYARKKNKHLLRIKEWVDTYSPGDLIIPFSVCLEEKLSHMSEEEAEEELKGLGVQSALPKIVTTMRKKLELISFFTCGPDEVREWTIRKGTKAPQAAGVIHNDLMNTFILAEVMKYDDVIEYKDDAAIKAAGKLMKKGKDYVVEDGDIIYFRSGAGKN, encoded by the coding sequence ATGCCACCAAAGAAGCAGGTCGAAGAAAAGAAGGTCCTTTTAGGTCGTCCAGGTAACAATTTGAAGGCCGGTATCGTTGGTCTAGCCAATGTCGGTAAGTCCACTTTCTTCCAAGCCATCACTAGATGTCCTCTAGGTAACCCAGCAAACTATCCTTTTGCTACCATTGACCCAGAAGAAGCTCGTGTTATTGTCCCATCTCCAAGATTTGATAAGTTATGTGAAATTTACAAACCTGCTTCTGAAGTTCCAGCTCATTTGACTGTCTACGATATTGCTGGTTTGACAAAAGGTGCTTCTGCCGGTGAAGGTCTAGGTAACGCTTTCTTGTCTCATATCAGATCTGTTGACTCCATCTATCAAGTTGTTCGTTGTTTCGATGATGCTGAAATTATCCATATCGAAGGTGATGTTGATCCTGTTCGTGATCTAGAAATTATTAGCACTGAATTGAGAttaaaagatattgaattcTCTGAGAAGGCTCTAGAGGCTGCAGAAAAGATTGCCAAAAGAGGTGGTCAATCCTTAGAAGTTAAGcaaaagaaggaagaaatggctttaattgaaagaattatcCAACTATTGAAGGATGGTCACAGAGTTGCCAACCAATCTTGGACTCCAAAGGAAGTCGAAGTTATTAACTCTATGTTCTTGTTAACAGCTAAGCCATGTATCTACTTGATTAACTTGTCTGAAAGAGATTATGCtagaaaaaagaataagCATTTGTTAAGAATCAAGGAATGGGTTGACACCTACTCCCCAGGTGATTTGATTATTCCATTCAGTGTTTGtttagaagaaaaattatctCATATGTCAGAAGAGGAGGCTgaggaagaattgaagGGTCTAGGCGTTCAATCTGCTTTACCAAAAATTGTCACTACCatgagaaaaaaattggaattgattTCCTTCTTTACATGTGGTCCTGATGAAGTTCGTGAATGGACAATTAGAAAGGGTACTAAGGCTCCACAAGCGGCTGGTGTTATCCATAATGATTTAATGAACACCTTTATTTTGGCAGAAGTTATGAAGTACGACGATGTCATTGAATATAAAGATGATGCAGCAATTAAGGCTGCCGGTaagttgatgaagaagggTAAGGACTACGTGGTTGAAGATGGTGACATTATTTACTTCAGATCTGGTGCAGGTAAGAATTAA
- the NCAS0A10270 gene encoding YchF/Obg family ATPase (ancestral locus Anc_3.226), producing MPPKKQVEEKKVLLGRPGNNLKAGIVGLANVGKSTFFQAITRCPLGNPANYPFATIDPEEARVIVPSPRFDKLCEVFNKTASKVPAHLTVYDIAGLTKGASAGEGLGNAFLSHIRAVDSIYQVVRCFDDAEIIHIEGDVDPVRDLEIISTELRLKDIEFSEKSLEAADKIARRGGQSLEVKNKKEEMALIERIIQLLKDGHRVANQSWTPKEVEIINTMQLLTAKPCIYLINLSERDYARKKNKHLLRIKEWVDTYSPGDMIIPFSVCLEEKLSHMSEEEAEEELKKLGVQSALPKIITTMRQKLDLISFFTCGPDEVREWTIRRGTKAPQAAGVIHNDLMKTFILAEVMKYDDIVEYKDEGAIKAAGKLLKKGKDYVIEDGDVVYFRAAAGKN from the coding sequence atgcCACCAAAGAAACAAGTCGAAGAAAAGAAGGTCCTTTTAGGTCGTCCAGGTAACAATTTGAAGGCCGGTATCGTTGGTCTAGCCAATGTCGGTAAGTCCACTTTCTTCCAAGCCATCACTAGATGTCCTCTAGGTAACCCAGCAAACTATCCTTTTGCTACCATTGACCCAGAAGAAGCTCGTGTTATTGTCCCATCTCCAAGATTCGACAAGTTATGTGAGGTTTTCAATAAGACCGCTTCTAAGGTCCCAGCTCATTTGACTGTCTACGATATTGCTGGTTTGACAAAAGGTGCTTCTGCTGGTGAAGGTCTAGGTAACGCTTTCTTGTCTCATATCAGAGCTGTCGATTCCATCTATCAAGTTGTTCGTTGTTTCGATGATGCTGAAATTATCCATATCGAAGGTGATGTTGATCCTGTTCGTGATTTAGAAATTATCAGTACTGAATTGAGATTAAAGGATATTGAATTCTCCGAAAAATCTTTGGAAGCTGCTGACAAGATTGCCAGAAGAGGTGGTCAATCCTTAGAAgtcaagaacaagaaggaagaaatgGCTTTgattgaaagaattatcCAACTATTGAAGGACGGTCACAGAGTTGCCAACCAATCTTGGACTCCAAAGGAAGTTGAAATTATCAACACCATGCAATTATTGACCGCTAAGCCATGTATCTACTTGATTAACTTGTCTGAAAGAGATTATGCtagaaaaaagaataagCATTTGTTAAGAATCAAGGAATGGGTTGACACATACTCTCCAGGTGATATGATTATTCCATTCAGTGTTTgtttggaagaaaaattatctCATATGTCAGAAGAGGAGGCTGAAGAAGAGTTAAAGAAATTAGGTGTTCAATCTGCTTTACCAAAGATTATTACCACCATGAGACAAAAATTAGATTTAATCTCTTTTTTCACTTGTGGTCCTGATGAAGTCCGTGAATGGACTATCAGAAGAGGTACTAAGGCTCCACAAGCTGCTGGTGTTATCCATAACGATCTAATGAAGACCTTTATCCTAGCAGAAGTCATGAAATACGACGACATCGTAGAATACAAGGATGAAGGTGCCATTAAGGCTGCCGGTaagttgttgaagaaggGTAAAGATTATgtcattgaagatggtgaTGTTGTTTACTTTAGAGCTGCCGCTGGTAAGAATTAA
- the ETR1 gene encoding enoyl-[acyl-carrier-protein] reductase (ancestral locus Anc_3.228), with protein MIPTFKRMMSSKPTIPKQFKSLVYSSHSVEDPTSVLTLQRYTPKEDLTKSIVLRSLAFPINPSDINQLQGVYPSLPEKTLDYSTKAPSAIAGNEGVFEVVSIPEGETDLVQGDWVIPLEANQGTWSDYRVFANSSDLIKVNDLDLYTAATISVNGCTAYQLVKNYVNWDVQSLGNEWLVQNAGTSGVSKMVSQIAKANGIKTLSVIRDRDDFDEVASTLEKKYGATKVISETQNNDKQFNKEELPKILGSHARVRLALNSVGGKSSSAIARKLENDALMLTYGGMSKQPVTLPTSLHIFKGLTSKGFWITKNVKERPQDKIDAVQNITEMYKDGTFLSPRDEIEKLQWDVRRASDNDILELVKAGIRGKGKKKVVALQW; from the coding sequence ATGATACCAACTTTCAAAAGGATGATGTCCAGCAAGCCAACGATCCCCAAGCAGTTCAAATCACTGGTTTACTCATCTCATAGTGTTGAAGATCCAACTTCAGTACTAACCTTACAACGATACACTCCAAAGGAAGATCTCACTAAGTCTATTGTACTACGTTCTTTAGCCTTCCCAATCAACCCTTCTGATATCAATCAGTTACAAGGAGTGTACCCCTCTTTACCCGAAAAAACCTTAGATTACTCTACGAAAGCTCCTTCTGCAATTGCTGGTAATGAAGGTGTCTTTGAAGTAGTTTCTATTCCAGAAGGTGAAACAGACCTGGTTCAAGGCGATTGGGTAATCCCGCTCGAAGCCAATCAGGGAACTTGGTCAGATTACAGAGTTTTTGCTAATTCTTCAGATTTGATTAAAGTTAATGACCTTGATCTTTATACTGCAGCAACAATTTCTGTTAATGGTTGTACTGCATATCAACTAGTGAAGAATTATGTCAATTGGGATGTGCAAAGTCTAGGTAATGAATGGCTGGTTCAAAATGCGGGAACTTCGGGTGTTTCCAAGATGGTAAGTCAAATAGCGAAGGCGAATGGTATCAAGACATTAAGTGTCATTCGTGATAGggatgattttgatgaagttgCTAGTACTTTGGAGAAAAAATATGGTGCAACAAAAGTCATCTCCGAAActcaaaataatgataagCAATTTaataaggaagaattaCCAAAGATTTTAGGTTCTCATGCTAGGGTAAGATTGGCACTCAATTCTGTTGGGGGAAAATCCAGTTCAGCTATTGCAAGAAAGTTAGAAAATGATGCCTTAATGCTAACCTATGGTGGGATGTCCAAACAACCTGTTACACTTCCAACATCATTGCATATCTTCAAAGGACTAACATCTAAAGGGTTTTGGATTACAAAAAACGTTAAGGAAAGACCCCAAGATAAGATTGATGCCGTCCAGAACATAACTGAAATGTACAAGGATGGAACATTCCTTTCTCCCagagatgaaattgaaaaattacaatgGGATGTCAGAAGAGCATCGGATAACGATATTCTTGAACTAGTCAAAGCTGGAATAAGAGGGAAAGGGAAAAAGAAGGTGGTTGCCTTACAATGGTGA
- the YPK3 gene encoding putative protein kinase YPK3 (ancestral locus Anc_3.229), which translates to MIFSLDEELGTLSLGAPNPINENDMDTLSDAISSDTEYLAPPPESLNSRPRRRSSILDRFPIFTPANVKHVSITGDEDNISEEAGSSTVNGNSSTITQAVPIPITSSISGSSTGTITRTVKDFRPVRVLGQGAYGKVILVKDKLTNKLYAMKQLKKAEILITESPKSNEEDDVNLGKRIERTFAEKSILAELEHPNIVKLFYSFHDNSKLYLLLQYIPGGELFFHLKEQGTLDEDTVAFYAAEISCALKFLHDKGIVYRDLKPENCLLNDKGHLVLTDFGLSKKSVTQNSANPSEVTSLNEPSEDLSTLHSIIGTPEYCAPEILQGLPYNKNCDWYSLGCLIYDMLSGKPPYTGANHKVILNKIQKDKQGPKIPYYLSEGMKDMLNWLLKKDQSKRWDVDKYWAAEPIKNGKNQMKKKKPSKERTLRFQSHFIFRKIDWSLLESGAIQHTSVGPIVPIITDLELAENFDSEFTSMSYEDFDSGLGNEKGSDIFQGFSYKASGSYLEKYF; encoded by the coding sequence ATGATATTCTCACTAGACGAAGAGCTAGGCACCTTGAGTCTAGGAGCCCCAAACCCAATTAACGAAAATGACATGGATACCCTATCGGATGCTATCTCTAGTGATACTGAATATTTGGCACCTCCCCCAGAGTCCCTGAATTCGAGACCTAGAAGAAGGTCATCTATTTTAGATAGATTTCCAATCTTTACTCCCGCAAATGTTAAACATGTTTCCATTACTGGCGACGAAGATAATATAAGTGAAGAAGCAGGTTCTAGTACTGTTAATGGAAATTCAAGCACAATTACACAAGCAGTACCTATTCCTATTACATCTTCAATAAGTGGGAGCTCCACTGGGACGATTACAAGAACTGTGAAAGATTTTAGACCAGTAAGAGTCCTGGGTCAAGGTGCCTATGGCAAGGTCATTCTTGTGAAAGATAAGCTTACAAATAAACTTTATGCtatgaaacaattgaagaaggcGGAAATTTTAATTACTGAATCTCCAAAGAGTAATGAGGAGGACGATGTGAATTTGGGAAAGAGAATAGAGCGAACATTTGCTGAGAAATCAATTCTTGCTGAATTAGAACATCCAAATATTGTCAAGTTGTTTTACTCATTTCATGATAATTCCAAGTTATATCTGCTATTACAATACATTCCAGGTGGTGAATTATTCTTCCATTTGAAGGAACAAGGAACATTGGATGAAGATACTGTGGCCTTTTATGCTGCTGAAATCAGCTGTGCTCTAAAGTTTTTACATGATAAGGGGATAGTCTATAGAGATTTGAAACCAGAAAATTGTTTATTGAATGACAAGGGCCATCTAGTACTGACAGATTTTGGATTAAGTAAGAAAAGTGTTACGCAAAACTCTGCCAATCCAAGTGAGGTTACAAGTTTGAATGAACCATCAGAGGATCTTTCTACTTTGCACTCTATTATTGGAACACCTGAATACTGTGCTCCCGAAATACTACAAGGTTTACCCTACAATAAGAATTGCGATTGGTATTCTCTTGGTTGTTTAATTTATGATATGCTTTCAGGTAAACCACCTTACACTGGGGCAAATCATAAAGttatattgaataaaattcaaaaagaCAAGCAAGGACCTAAAATTCCATATTATTTGAGTGAAGGAATGAAAGACATGTTAAATTggttattgaagaaagacCAGTCTAAAAGATGGGACGTTGACAAATATTGGGCAGCTGAACCAATtaaaaatgggaaaaatcaaatgaagaagaaaaaaccAAGCAAGGAACGTACTTTACGCTTCCAATCCCATTTTATATTCAGGAAAATTGATTGGTCACTATTAGAAAGCGGAGCCATTCAACATACTTCGGTGGGCCCTATTGTTCCTATTATCACTGATTTGGAACTTGCAGAAAATTTCGATTCCGAATTTACTTCGATGTCTTATGAGGATTTTGATAGTGGACTTGGTAATGAGAAAGGATCAGATATATTTCAAGGTTTTAGTTATAAGGCAAGTGGAAGTTATTTAGAGAAGTATTTCTGA
- the CDS1 gene encoding phosphatidate cytidylyltransferase (ancestral locus Anc_3.230): MLDTPTKQTPTPEVEMSVMSETKTSNVDKVINAEDPKKDETPTTIKENKKSNFIIRTIWTFVMIGGFFATLASGHIWCVLLIVWCQIATFKECIAVTSASGREKNLPLTRTLNWYFLFTTIYYLDGTSLFNFFNSSFYEYRFLSIIAANHKFICYCLYVMGFVLFVCSLRKGFLKFQFASLCITHMVLLLVVFQAHLIINNVLSGLFWFLLPCGLVIVNDIFAYLCGITFGRTKLIEISPKKTLEGFLGAWFFTALASIILTRLLAPFLYLTCPVQDIHTNFFTPITCELNPVFIPQEYRLPPIVFEKFGISSITIKPIYFHALNLATFASLFAPFGGFFASGLKRTFKVKDFGHSIPGHGGITDRIDCQFLMGSFANLYYETFISEHRITVETVLSTILMNLNEKEILQLVETLTTILFKKEVIEESSYKELASVYNSLSH; the protein is encoded by the coding sequence ATGCTAGATACCCCTACAAAGCAGACTCCAACACCTGAAGTGGAAATGAGTGTCATGTCTGAGACGAAAACAAGTAACGTGGATAAGGTAATTAATGCCGAAGACCCTAAGAAAGATGAAACTCCTACCACCATTAAGGAAAACAAGAAATcgaatttcattataagAACAATCTGGACCTTTGTGATGATTGGAGGATTTTTTGCCACATTGGCATCCGGTCACATATGGTGTGTCCTTTTAATTGTTTGGTGTCAAATTGCTACGTTCAAGGAATGTATTGCTGTCACAAGTGCATCAGGACGTGAGAAGAACCTACCCTTGACAAGAACTTTGAATTGGTATTTCCTCTTTACCacaatttattatttggatgGTACGTCgttgttcaattttttcaacaGCTCATTTTATGAATACCGTTTTCTTTCTATTATCGCTGCAAATCATAAGTTTATCTGTTACTGTTTATATGTGATGGGTTTTGTGCTGTTTGTTTGTAGTTTAAGAAAGGGATTCCTAAAATTCCAATTTGCGTCTCTGTGCATTACACATATggttttgttgttggtaGTCTTCCAAGCACATTTAatcattaataatgttttAAGTGGTTTATTCTGGTTCTTGTTACCATGTGGGTTAGTTATAGTCAATGATATATTTGCCTATTTGTGTGGTATAACATTTGGCCGCacaaaattaattgaaatttccCCAAAGAAAACATTAGAAGGTTTCTTAGGAGCCTGGTTTTTTACTGCATTGGCCAGTATAATTCTAACGAGATTGCTAGCACCATTTTTATATCTAACGTGTCCAGTGCAAGATATTCACacaaatttctttactCCAATAACATGTGAATTAAACCCTGTCTTTATCCCACAAGAATATAGACTTCCACCAAttgtctttgaaaaattcgGTATTTCTTCCATTACCATCAAGCCAATATATTTCCATGCATTAAATTTAGCCACGTTTGCCTCTCTGTTTGCTCCATTTGGTGGATTTTTTGCATCTGGTTTAAAGAGAACTTTCAAAGTTAAAGATTTTGGTCATTCTATTCCAGGACATGGTGGTATCACTGATAGAATTGACTGTCAATTCTTGATGGGATCATTCGCCAATTTATACTACGAAACTTTTATTAGTGAGCACAGAATTACAGTAGAAACTGTCTTATCGACAAtcttaatgaatttgaatgaaaaggaaatattGCAACTGGTCGAGACATTGACAACCATTTTGTTTAAGAAGGAGgtcattgaagaatctaGTTATAAAGAGTTAGCATCTGTATACAATTCTCTTTCTCACTGA
- the RKM3 gene encoding protein-lysine N-methyltransferase (ancestral locus Anc_3.231) codes for MIENMANIKEQRLLEFILSGQGKFLSSHCEIRKSKGNHLGIYAKQGIVKDTTLLQIPKSTVFSASNSSIANLLQDEEIDGPLALTIAFIYETTVFREHSHWYSYLRTIKFKDENYGYILPPPYWDNEVKKILGGTTMDTLFHCFDIEDDIHLLYEVAEELAYTWHKDFGLAIPEEYFDFNPDNKSVCKDVKHQKFVSVMYVLSSVGFEIDTFHETGLVPIADLFNHNMVNANVDFVSIHDVCAYCGELGMCKHIIAEEAEEARDMDELGAHARNLNATARGDSVIDIKLLEELEEEQFEDENGSQDSSDDEDEYDEITGKKKVDPEECVDVVTTQDIKTDQEIFISSEEIPNPLLLLKYGYTLLENPFDISHMANEVDSMNKEKTHKDRLEWWTRIGLKYFSDWYRKMRMTEETESDFEDASENEEQEEGPENDENTAEQYMFEPYLTATGEPSFILLAILNLLTMTATEWKKFMDRIQKESTLERCFLRLEASVIHSNPAKKLLQRLITCKIKSLPDSNLFDSLDISEDVRRNIKVFLSSEKEILKRALKLL; via the coding sequence ATGATAGAGAATATGGCTAATATTAAGGAACAAAGACTTTTagaatttattttatcaGGTCAGGGAAAATTCCTGTCATCTCATTGTGAAATTAGAAAATCTAAAGGTAATCATCTCGGTATTTATGCCAAGCAGGGCATCGTTAAGGACACCACTTTATTGCAAATACCGAAGAGCACCGTCTTTTCGGCATCAAATAGTAGTATTGCCAATCTGTTGCAGgatgaagaaatagatGGACCGTTGGCATTGACCATTGCATTCATTTACGAGACTACAGTATTCAGGGAACACAGTCATTGGTATTCTTACTTGAGAACAATCAAATTCAAGGATGAGAATTATGGATATATATTACCACCTCCTTACTGGGATAATGAAGTCAAAAAGATTCTTGGAGGCACCACAATGGATACGTTATTTCACTGTTTTGATATAGAGGATGATATACACCTGCTTTACGAAGTAGCCGAGGAGCTTGCATATACTTGGCACAAAGATTTTGGTTTAGCAATCCctgaagaatattttgacTTTAACCCAGACAATAAATCCGTATGTAAAGACGTAAAACACCAGAAATTTGTTTCCGTAATGTATGTTTTATCATCCGTaggatttgaaattgatacaTTTCATGAGACGGGTTTAGTTCCCATTGCTGATTTGTTTAATCATAATATGGTTAACGCAAATGTAGATTTTGTATCTATCCACGATGTCTGTGCTTACTGTGGAGAACTAGGAATGTGTAAACATATAATTGCTGAAGAAGCTGAGGAGGCAAGAGATATGGATGAATTAGGTGCACATGCCCGAAATTTGAATGCAACGGCGAGAGGAGATAGTGTCATTGATATAAAACTTTTAGAAGaacttgaagaagaacaatttgaagatgaaaatggaagTCAAGACTCATCAGACGACGAAgatgaatatgatgaaattacgggaaagaaaaaagtTGATCCTGAAGAATGTGTAGATGTTGTGACGACTCAAGACATTAAAACCGaccaagaaatatttatttctaGTGAAGAGATTCCcaatccattattattgctaAAATATGGGTACACGTTGCTTGAAAACCCATTCGATATCTCCCATATGGCAAATGAGGTTGATTCAATGAATAAAGAGAAGACGCATAAAGATCGACTCGAATGGTGGACTAGAATTggtttgaaatatttttccgATTGGTACAGAAAGATGAGAATGACCGAGGAGACTGAAAGTGACTTTGAGGATGCCAGTGAGAATGAGGAGCAAGAAGAAGGGCCAGAGAATGACGAAAATACTGCAGAGCAATATATGTTTGAACCCTATTTAACTGCAACAGGCGAACCATCTTTTATTCTTCTCGCTATTCTTAATTTACTAACCATGACTGCAACTGAGTGGAAGAAATTCATGGACCGCATCCAAAAAGAATCAACTCTTGAACGATGTTTTTTAAGATTGGAGGCTAGTGTTATACATAGTAATCCAGCAAAAAAGCTTCTACAGCGATTGATTACCTGCAAGATTAAGTCTTTGCCCGATTCCAATCTTTTTGATAGCCTCGATATCAGCGAGGACGTACGTCGAAACATAAAGGTTTTCCTCTCATCAGAAAAAGAGATTCTTAAAAGAGCGCTGAAATTGTTGTAG
- the NCAS0A10320 gene encoding 60S ribosomal protein uL4 (ancestral locus Anc_3.232), whose protein sequence is MSRPQVSVHSLTGEATSAALPLPAVFSAPIRPDIVHSVFKSVNKNKRQAYAVSEKAGHQTSAESWGTGRAVARIPRVGGGGTARSGQAAFGNMCRGGRMFAPTKTWRKWNVKVNHNEKRYATASAIAASAVASLVMARGHRVEKIPEIPLVVSTDLESIQKTKEAVAALKAVGASADLLKVLKSKKLRAGKGKYRNRRWTQRRGPLVVYAQDNGIVKALRNVPGVETTNVTSLNLLQLAPGAHLGRFVIWTEAAFAKLDQVWGSETVASSKVGYSLPSHIISQSDVTKIINSTEIQSAVRPAGQATQKRLHVQKKNPLKNKQILLRMNPYAKVFAAEKLGSKKVEKTGSKPAAVFTETLKHD, encoded by the coding sequence ATGTCTAGACCACAAGTTTCTGTTCATTCTTTGACTGGTGAAGCTACCTCCGCAGCTTTGCCATTGCCAGCCGTCTTCTCTGCTCCAATCAGACCAGACATTGTTCACTCTGTTTTCAAGTCCGTtaacaagaacaagagaCAAGCTTACGCTGTTTCTGAAAAGGCTGGTCACCAAACCTCCGCCGAATCCTGGGGTACCGGTCGTGCTGTCGCCCGTATTCCAAGagttggtggtggtggtaccGCTAGATCTGGTCAAGCTGCCTTCGGTAACATGTGTCGTGGTGGTCGTATGTTCGCTCCAACTAAGACCTGGAGAAAGTGGAACGTTAAGGTTAACCACAACGAAAAGCGTTACGCTACCGCTTCTGCTATTGCTGCTTCTGCTGTTGCCTCTTTGGTCATGGCTAGAGGTCACAGAGTTGAAAAGATTCCAGAAATCCCATTGGTTGTTTCCACTGATTTGGAATCTATTCAAAAGACCAAGGAAGCTGTTGCTGCTTTGAAGGCTGTTGGTGCTTCTGCTGATTTGTTGAAGGTCTTGAAGTCCAAGAAGTTGAGAGCTGGTAAGGGTAAGTACAGAAACAGAAGATGGACTCAAAGAAGAGGTCCATTAGTTGTCTACGCCCAAGACAATGGTATTGTCAAGGCTTTGAGAAACGTCCCAGGTGTCGAAACCACCAACGTTACTTCTTTGAACTTGTTGCAATTAGCTCCAGGTGCTCACTTGGGTAGATTCGTCATCTGGACTGAAGCTGCTTTCGCTAAGTTGGACCAAGTCTGGGGTTCCGAAACCGTTGCCTCCTCCAAGGTCGGTTACTCTTTGCCATCTCACATCATTTCTCAATCTGATGTTACCAAGATTATCAACTCCACTGAAATCCAATCTGCTGTTAGACCAGCTGGCCAAGCTACTCAAAAGAGACTTCATGTTCAAAAGAAGAAcccattgaagaacaagcAAATCTTGTTGAGAATGAACCCTTACGCTAAGGTTTTCGCTGCTGAAAAGTTAGGTTCCAAGAAGGTTGAAAAGACTGGTTCCAAACCAGCTGCTGTCTTCACTGAAACTTTGAAGCACGATTAA